The DNA window TCACACTGTGAATGCATACAGGGCAGATGCTGAAGTCCCACCAGCCTCCTGTCCTCAGGCACCCGGAGCAGCCTGCCGTGCCCTGACTCATGGCAGTCCTCCCATACAGCCACCCACCTTGCCCTCTGCTTGCAGACTGCTGCCACCCTTGGGGACACTCACGCCGAGAAAGAAACATCTCCTGTGTTcgggagggcagagctgcagggctgtgcaTAAATCACCCCAGGCAATGCTGCTGGGAGCCTCCTGGATGGAGATTCCCAAGAGCAGGACTGCTCTCCAGGCATCTTCTGTAATAACCTCAGCGAGGGGGCTGGACGGAAACAGCCTCAGTCCCAAGTCGATTCTCTCTCATCTGATTTCTTTTACAAACGGCAGGTGCTAGGAGACGACCAAGGGAGACACGAATAGGCTGTGCAAGTAGTCTCCAGCAGAATGGAAGACCTTGTGTTTCTGCTTGGAGCAATGCAAGTGCAGTTTCGTTTCTGGCTCTGTTGAACGAGTAGCTGGAAGTCTCTCCTGGCTCTCAGTGCAAAGGGCCATGCCACGGCATGAGCTGTCCTCGCCCCCAACAgaccccctccccaagccccaggCAGCATAAGGCTGAAATGTGCAAAATCAGTATAGcaaaaaatgcaaattcaggATAGCAGAAACATTGTCAACTGTTTTTTTCAAGATGTCAGGGAAGAGTGCAGCAGAAAATCGGGTAAACAccacaaagacaggaaaaaatatttttgacatgaGGAATGACACATTCAAACCAGTTTTGAAACTGAGTATATTTCAgtgagtttaatttttaaattaatgtagaAGTGAGGACTAAACATGACATTTTGGGTGGGATTCATCTAAACAAACACAGGTGGCAGTTGTAGATATGGTATCAGTCTATGACTGGAGCTAGTCCTCCAGATTGCCTTCATATCCATGGAGACAAACAGTGACTTTACAGCAGCATTCATCCCAACCTGAAGCTGATACCTGAAATAGgtcagaggaattatgctgcacCTGCCTTTTTCATTGCCATGACTATAAGGGAGATGGTGATGACCGTGTGGACCTCTGCCCTGAATGTGTCTGAGGAGGATGGGAGTTGTCCCACTCCTTTGCTGTCGGAAGAGACATGCTACCTCTGTATGCTTTTATTCTGAATCCTTGTGTTAATGGAGACAGTCCCCCAACTTCatccctctgctcctcctccaCCCTCAGACCCAAGTGGCATCATGGCTCCTCTCTGGATGAAACTCTCCCCCCCCGAAGCAGAGGACCATGAGCACTGCTGAGACACAGCCATTCACCTCTGCTGAATTATCTCTATTTCATCACTTGTGTATCTTAAACATCCTAATGGGAGCTGTCGCATAACCCTGGCAAAACACCCTGGGCAAATGCTCACCAGCCTGCTGCTTTTGTCCCAAAACATTGACTCTTTGTACTTTAGGTGTTACCGAGTCTCAGAAGACTTCAGCCTGACCCCAGGAGGAGCATCCCTGCAGAGTGGGTGCAAACCATCCATCCTGCTGTCACTGGAGCACCTTCCATTTCTGAGGAGCAGGAACCCTTGTGGGTGGCTGAACCTCTGAACCTGCTGAACCTCTTAGTACTGAAGAAAGGCAAGGTATGGGAATACGAGTAGTTGGTGTTGGTACTTTGGATAGTTGCTGTTGATGTGTATCGTCATGTTCACTGAAACTGCACTTCTCCCAGGGAGCCTCCAGTACCCGTTCAAAATAATGCCTGCAGAGTATCTCCTTATCCCAGGTCAGAGCTGGACTTACCCTCTGCTGATGCTAAGCTGTAGAGCCTCAGAAGGACTCCTTGTGCCTGCAGTTTCCAGATAAAACCTGCCATTTTGGAGGGACCTGACTTGTCTGGGTCATTCCCAGCTGGATCCCAGCTTCCAGAACAGAAGGGCCCTTGTACCTGGGGAAGTCTCAGCATGGTTCGGTGCTGCAGCCCCCAGACAGAGCCTGTGAATCCTGGTAGGACATAGCTGGCTGGCTCAGAAGAGTCTGGGACGCAGCTGGTCTACTGGCAGCAAGAGTTAGTCAGGCCTCAGGACCTACAGCATGCTGTCCTTCAGGCCTCCAAGACATGCTCGATTTAGTTATTCACAGACTTGTGGCCGTTACAACAAGCAGACACAGGATTGATAAGTACGCCCAAGCACATTCAGTGTTTATTTCCACCACTACAAGGTGTGGACACCTAGATACAGTGATAAACACCACTGTGCATCTCCCCGCTTTGGTTTCCTCACCCAGCTGGTGTGAACTGTCAGATGGACAGAATGCTTAGAAGAGCTCAGTTTTGAAGATGTTCGGTTTTCATCATCacccagaaatgcagaaaagctgGTCTGTGCTCACTGAGGGACAGCCTTCTGTGCAAGAGAAGCCCAGAGAGGAGACCCTGGCTGCAGCACCTGCAATGTGTGGCAGTCTCCTATTGCTAGCCCTGATAGTCCAGCAGGGACTAAAGAAGACACCTTAGAAGAAATTTCCGCGTTTGGAATAGAATCTGTGTATTGACACAAATATACCTGGAGCCCTGAAATCTTGCTTTAAATTATCACAGGGTTGTTCATGGCATTGGGAACATCTCAAAACTCAAAGGTGGCTGCTTACTTCTCTGTAACAcctggaaagaaggaagggagaaatagTACCTGATATTTGCTCATGCTCTCAGTCCCAAATAACTCTCATCACAGAGCAGGGTCTCATGTGGTCATTAAAGCCAACAAGTCCTCCCTCCTTTCATTGCTTCTGTTTACCATGTGCATTCAGTGGGAATGAAATTGCTGCTGTCTTTGCATAGATGAATACACCTGGAAAACCACTGACTACTGTGTCAGGCATAAACCTTCCTGGAAAATAGCATTTTGCACACTGCCTGACGGATCTGCTTGGTCCTCATGCTGTAAACGATGGGGTTCAGCATGGTGGGGAGGGTCAGGTAGAGATCAGCCAGCAGGACCTGTACATGCATGGATATGCCGCTGCCAAACTGCTGTGCATAGATGGAGACTATCCCGGGGATGTAATACAGCAGCATCACGCAGATATGACACCCGCAGGTGCTGAAGGCCTTCCAGCATGATTTCTTCCCCAGAACAGTTTTAAGGATCATCCCATAGGACACAGCAATGAAAGCCATGTCCATCCCTACTATAAGAGAGGACCCAGCCACACTGTAAAGCCCACTGGGTCTGGGGTCTGTGCACGCCAGCTTCGCCACAGCCATGTGCTCGCAGTACGAATGGAGAACCACACGGGAACGGCAATAGGGGAGGTTTGTCACCATCCCTGTCAAGGGCACCATGAAAAGCAGAGCTCTCACCACAATGGCCAGGCCTATTTGGGCAATTTTTCGACGATTCAGGATGGCTTGGTACCTGAGGGGGTGACAGATTGCAATGTAGCGGTCAACAGCCATGGCCAGGAGCACTCCCGACTCCCCTGATGTTGTGGAGTGAACAAGGAACATCTGAACGAAACAGGCCATGTAACCAATCTCAGTGGAGTTCAGCCAGAATATGCTCAGCATCTTGGGGATGATGGATGTCACCATCACCACATCGATGACCGCCAGCATGCCCAGGAAGCAGTGGATGGGGTCACGCAGGGACCTGTCCACCCCAATGACAAGCAGAACTACACCATTTCCTACCAAGGCAATGATATAGCCTGAGCAGAAAAGGATGCCCAGACAGGTGGGGAAAGCGTCCAGGCTGGGGACACCCACAAGGATGAAAGAGGAGGAGCTGCGGCTGGTGTGGTTGAAGGGATCAGAAGCCATGCAGGAGAATCTTGCttttgtgcttaaaaaaaggAGCCCAGTTTTGAGCCCTGAGCTGTCCAGAACTACGGGGGATAAGGTGGGGTCCCTGCATCAGTGAAAGAGCCAAATCAGGGATCCACATCGTTATTATGATGTGTGAGATGGGAACGCTACAGCATAACATGACCAGGTAGGGGGAATGGATCAGAAATGCTGAATAAATGGGGCTGTTATGGCTAGAAAGTTCCTATAAGATGAAGAAGTTCATGTTTCAAGTTGTGCCACCAGGGATAACCAAGTGACTTCTACAGTTCATTGCTTGTGAAAGGCTTGTTTCTTTGTTGGTTGCTCACCACTTCTCAGCTGACATCTTGAAATAAGctgcaaaaggagagaaaaaggttAGCATCCAGCTTCCTTCAGCCAGAGCTTTTGCCTGAGCAGCCCTGGCTTCCCTGCAATGGCCCAATATAGGAAGTTCCTCCAAATTTGTAGGGCAAAAAGTGGTCTCAGAAAGTGCTCTGGGACATTAAGTGAGGTCATGAAATTGCCTTTTGCTGCTCTGTCTTTATTCTGTCATTCACCCATGAGAGAAGCCTGCAAAACTAGGTGGTAGTCAgaggaaaagattaatttctgAGGTTTTATTCTGACAGGAGAAGCTTGGACGTTATACAAAACCTCCAGAGAACAATCCTGCAGAGACAAGAGAAAGAGTCTGGGTACAGTGGGCAGGATCTACACATTCATTTGTGCCAAAACTTTGCTACTGCTTTTGCCGCTTCTCCCCACATACTGGCAAAGACTAGGCAGGTGATGACCACACCAGATCCCTGCCTGTTAAAACAAATTGCCTGGGTGATCATCCACTGATAGCTCTTTACCAAGCAGCAAGCTGTGGGCTGACTCATAATACCCATGCTAGTAACAACATGGAGTAAAATTCACCTGTGTACAGCTCTGCTACAGCATCATTTAGGCCAAAATTTAATGTTAGACATGGCCAGTGTGGCAGTAGTGAGAGGCAGAAGCTAGACAAGTTCAGAATCGAAATAAAGAAGACATTGGGAGACACTAAGGAAACACAGCActtgaagttttaaaatagaGAGCAGACTTTCATAGGCTTTGAACCCTCCATCTGAACTACAGCTTAGCCCCATGTTTGGGgttgctgcaggagctgctgtctgAAAAGGCGGGTCAGGACAGAAGTGCTTATCTTCTGGTCTAAATGTCTGTGAATTAGGACATTTTAGAGGCTGAAACAGGATCAAAATTACTTTGTAATTATTGCACATGATTGTACTGCACTGACCCTCTGCATCCCCATAACCACCAGCGGCAGGAGTGAGGTGTGACTCCAGATTTGAGCAGCGAGATTAACCTGTGGCTGTTTTCACCGCCTCACGCTCCCAAGCAGACCCACATACTGCCAGTGACACAGACCAGCCCCTGCTGCAAAACAGAGCTGTGCACCCTCGGATGGCACAAGCCCCAGTTTAACACAACAGATCTAAATGTCTTCATGAGGGTCCTCCACAAAGACTCGGGGTACGGTTCAGGTGCCTTGAGCCATCTGAGACCCCCCAGTGCGTCCCACTTGCCTTCTACTTCCTTTACACCCAGCAGGGTGCAGGTCCCTGCAAACCCTGGGTGATGGTCTGCCTCTCCCACATGGATGCCTTGGGTAGCTGGGAGCAtctcaggtggctggagacatcCCAGAAAGGGGCAGTGGAATGACACCCTGAGGGTCTGAGACCCTGTTGCAGTCAGAGAAGAGCTTGAGCATGGAGCCTACAGATTAACTGACTCCCTAAATGTAGGGGTCTGCCCTAGGGTGAGAAGAGTTACTCTCCAGGATCCACTGACCATAGGGGCTGGGTCTCCACTGGCTGTAGTCAGTGCCTGGAGACCAAGCACTCATGCACACAAGCATGCATGGACACCTACCTCCAGGCACTTAAGTGTGTCTGAATCCAGAGCTGCATCCCCAGGTGCCTAGATCCAAGGCAAGAGTATAT is part of the Accipiter gentilis chromosome 19, bAccGen1.1, whole genome shotgun sequence genome and encodes:
- the LOC126048285 gene encoding olfactory receptor 52I2-like, giving the protein MASDPFNHTSRSSSSFILVGVPSLDAFPTCLGILFCSGYIIALVGNGVVLLVIGVDRSLRDPIHCFLGMLAVIDVVMVTSIIPKMLSIFWLNSTEIGYMACFVQMFLVHSTTSGESGVLLAMAVDRYIAICHPLRYQAILNRRKIAQIGLAIVVRALLFMVPLTGMVTNLPYCRSRVVLHSYCEHMAVAKLACTDPRPSGLYSVAGSSLIVGMDMAFIAVSYGMILKTVLGKKSCWKAFSTCGCHICVMLLYYIPGIVSIYAQQFGSGISMHVQVLLADLYLTLPTMLNPIVYSMRTKQIRQAVCKMLFSRKVYA